GCATATTCATAAACCCATCCAACCCCCGTTGCATCTGGACCCAGCTCAGGTCGGGCGCCTGCTGGTAATTTGCTTGAGACTTGATTTAAGTATTCCAGCACGCGGGTGCGAGCCCAGTATGGATCTGTCCCGTCTTTAAAAATAACGTATACATAAGAATCTCCAAAGAATGAATAGGCTCTTACAGTAACCGCTTGAGGAACTGCCAACATCACGGTGGCTAAGGGATAAGTGACTTGATCTTCCACCACCTGAGGGGCCTGTCCTGGAAAAGGCGTTTTGATGATCACCTGGACATCTGAGAGATCTGGGATGGCATCAACGGGTGTATTCCTGAGGGCGTAAATCCCCATGGCAACAAGTAGAAATGTAGCCACCAGAACTAAAACTCGGTTGTTGATCGACCAGCCAATGATCCTGTTTAACATGGTTTTGCTTTTTGTTATTGCTGCTGATTTACAGTTGGTTCTCTCTCATTTTGCATGCGACCCAAATCGGCTTTAAGGTTAGATTCAGAGTCAATGAGAAACTGAGCTGAAGTCACGACGCGCTCGCCACGCTTTAATCCTGCTAGCACCACAATGCGCCCTTCAGCTTCAAGGCCCAATTTGATGGAGCGAACACGATAAATCCCTTTGCCAAGACTAACGACAACCCTTGCTCCTTCGCCTGTGTAGATGACGGCTTCACGTGGAATGGTCAATACACCTTGCTCTTGACCAGAAAAAATCGTGATATCAGCGTACATATTAGGTTTAAGAGTTTCTTTTGGATTATCGAACCGCAATCTCGTCTTTAAAGTATGCGTGTTGGGGTCAAGCTGTGGATAGACATAATCTACGGTTCCTTCCCACCATTTTCCAGGAAAGTAGGGCAATCTCACAACTGCCCGTTGTCCCTGTTGCACCCATTGTGATTCTCTTTCAAAGACTTCACCCAGCACCCAAATACTCGATAAATCTTCTATGGTCATCAGATCTTGACCAGGTTTGACATAAACTCCCTCTCTTAATTCGAGTTTGGCGATGATTCCAGCTTGTTCTGCATAGTACTCAATCATTTTGGTGATGCGTTGGGTCTCTTTTATTCTAAGGATTTGTGCCTCTGAGAGTCCCAGGGCCTGCAATTTTCTATATGAAGCTACCTGTATAGCAGCGTTGTTTGACTTTAAGGCCAGTAGATATTCTTCTTGGGCATTAATTAGAGTGGGAGAATATATTTGAAACAGCAATTGCCCCTTGGCAACATGTTCGCCTGTGGTCTTAACAGCTAAGCGCTTGACCCAGCCATCTGTATAAGTATTGACCTTTTTAATGCGATTTTCATTGGCAGTGACATACCCCACTGTCTCAATAGTAAGTGACAAATCCTGATGCGTAACAGGCGCGGTGCGCACCCCGAGGTTTTGTTCAATGACGGGCGAGATCTTAATACTGGTTCCTCCCCCCGCTTCGTCATCAGCATAAACCGGCACCAAATCCATCCCCATGGGGGATTTACCAGGCTTATCTCTTCGATAAGTTGGATCCATCGGTGCCACCCAATATGAGGGTTGTTTCTCTTTTGTCTGGGTGACTGCATCCTTTTGTGCTGCCCAGTAGGATTGAAAATACATTCCAAAGATAAATGTGAAAGCAAAGC
This sequence is a window from Pseudomonadota bacterium. Protein-coding genes within it:
- a CDS encoding efflux RND transporter periplasmic adaptor subunit; this encodes MRKYLLVGTGFAFTFIFGMYFQSYWAAQKDAVTQTKEKQPSYWVAPMDPTYRRDKPGKSPMGMDLVPVYADDEAGGGTSIKISPVIEQNLGVRTAPVTHQDLSLTIETVGYVTANENRIKKVNTYTDGWVKRLAVKTTGEHVAKGQLLFQIYSPTLINAQEEYLLALKSNNAAIQVASYRKLQALGLSEAQILRIKETQRITKMIEYYAEQAGIIAKLELREGVYVKPGQDLMTIEDLSSIWVLGEVFERESQWVQQGQRAVVRLPYFPGKWWEGTVDYVYPQLDPNTHTLKTRLRFDNPKETLKPNMYADITIFSGQEQGVLTIPREAVIYTGEGARVVVSLGKGIYRVRSIKLGLEAEGRIVVLAGLKRGERVVTSAQFLIDSESNLKADLGRMQNEREPTVNQQQ